The Pirellulales bacterium genomic interval GGTCCTCTTCCATCACTTCGTCGCGATGCTCGTCAACGTAACGCTCCACCGCCTGGATCTCGGCCACGGAAAGACTCGGCATGATCTGGCGAATCTCTTCGTAGCTGTATTTCAACTGGAAGTAGGGCACCAAGTCCTGCACGGTAATCCGGCTCGTCGAGAGCTGCGGCCCCCGGCCCTTATCGACAATCGTGATTTCAGCGTTCAGGTCACATCCCCCCATTCGCCCCCGCTCTTTATTCTATCGTCGGCAGTCTTTGAACAGAAGCGAACAAAAGGCAACGAAGAAAGGCATAGGCGTGATGCCCCGGATTTCCATGCCAACCCTATGCCTGCTGCATTAGTTCCCCTATCTCGCGGCTGGGCTCTTTGGCACCCCATCGATCCGTTGCAACAGTTTATTGGCGAGGTTGGGTGAGCCAGGAAGCCCCAACCTTAGGGCGCTTTTGAGGTAAGCCTTGGCCGTTTGCCGGTGTGGCTCGAACCGCGCCAGCGCGAAGGCGGCGTAGCAGCGGACTTTCAAGTCGACCAGGTGGTTTGCCGTCACGATGCGCTCTAAGGCGGGCACCAAGGGCTCCGCGTGCGGACCGAGTTCCCACACCGTGTCGGCGATCTTATCAGCGACGTTGTCGAATGGGTCCCCTCCGAAGCTGAACATACTTGCGGTACTTCCGATTGCCGATCTTCGCTCCCACTCCAGCAACAAACTCCGCATGCGGGGAACGAGAGAAGGGTGGGTGGGGTCGATTCTGGCCAGCGTCAAGACAGCTCCTCCCCTGATCGACCGATCATCGAAATTGGCGAGTCGGAGAAGCTCAGGCACCGCGTCGCGCGCTCCCGAGCCTATGCCAGCCAGCGCATCGAGGCGAGCAAAGTATTCGCCCGGAAAGTAGTCGTATTCGTCCGAGTCGGGCAACTGCCGTATGGCTTTCAGCGATTCCAGGAGCTTGGGGACGACCGCCCTTGCCGTCGGGCCGATATGGCCGAGCGCCTCGGTCGCCGCATCGCACGAATCCTCGTCGTCCAGCAACTCGATAAGACGAGGAACCGAATCCTTGGCCGTCTGGCCGATCCGACCCAGCGCCTCGGCGGCCGCGCGACGCACGTCCCGGTTGTCGTCTTGCAAGGCTGCGGTCAAATAGGACAGCTCGGGACCATTGGAGGCCATGCCCACAACTGCGTCCTTGGCCGCCGGGCCGACCCGGCCCGCCACCTCAGCGGCCGCGCGGCGGACGTTCGGGTTGTCGTCTTGCAAGGCTTCCGTCAAATAGGAATGCAGGTCGGTTGCCGACTCGAGGAGCATCGCAAGAATCTCGTCCGCCGACGCGCCGAATTCCGAGATCAGCAATGCCTCCTCAACCCGCTCATCCTGGTTCTGGCTCTTCGGTGCGGGACGCAACCTCGCGCGCAGAGACTTGTCGGAAACCCCCATCTGCTGCAGGGCACGCAGCGCGGCATTTCGCAGATCCTCGTCAGGCGAGTCGACCAAGAGCCATACGCGGTCAGCGGCTGGCGCCGCGTCTTGGCCAATGCTTGCCAGGGCGTGTATGGCCGGATATTGGAAGTCGGCATAGTCGAGCGCCGTCACCAACGTCGGCACGGCGGGCTTGGCCGGAGGACCGATCAATGCCAGATATCTCGGGATGACCAATCGCCTATCGGGCTCTGCCAGCGCGGCCAGTCTTTGCTCCATCCATTCCAGGAAACGAATTGTCGCGGTCCGCTGGCTATCGCGCTGCGGATCGAGGGGCACGCCCGACGCATCCGTCGGGATGCCGAGGACACGTTCGCGAGCGCGTCGCACCTCAGGCAGCGCCTCGTTGGCGATGGTTTTGACCCGCTCGAGAACCGCTTGCACCGTATGGGGCAACCGAGCTCTTTCGATCAGCGCCCGCTTCAGCGCGCCGTCGAGGGCGGAAACGGCGGGCGGGCCCAATCTCACCAGTGTGCCCTCCCCCGGTAGCCCCCATATATTGTATTGCTGAAAACTGACTAAGAACTCGACGAGGTCGTCCGCGAGCCGATTAGCCGCCGACCCCATCGCCCAGAGATAAGAAGCCGCCTGAATAGCGGGAACATGTTTCGAGCGCAGCGCTCGTTTGAGGATGGGGAGGAACTCGCTATCGCTCGGTTCGATCGCACCCAGCGCCGCCGCGCAGGCCAGCACAACTTCGGCATCGGGGTCTTGCAGCCGGGCTCGCAACGCGCGGGCGGCCTGACTCGCCTTTTCCCCCAGCCGCGAGAGCTGCGGCCGGAAGAACGACCACCGTCCGTTGCACGGCTGCCACGTCTTTTTCCGGCGATTTTTTTGAAGGCTTCCAAGGTGTTCGAAGGCTGCCAACGTTCGCAATGGTTGATCGCTCTGCTTCGTTTGGCGCGAGTTGGCGATCTTCGAAGGGCCCACAGCGGCGCGCTTGTATAAGCGGATGTCGACGCGGTCGGTCGCGGAATCGCAACATCTTTGGCAGAAAGGGCTTGCGACCACAGCCAATGGTGGGGTGTTTGTCCACTTCGGCTGCGCGCAGCCGAAGTGACGGCGGTTCGTTTCGCCTCCGGCGGCACGTGCCGATGCGACACGCGTGTCGCATCGTTGCGAGGTAAACGGCTTTCCTCTCGCGGAGCGAAAGGGCTACGGTGGGCAAATGCGTCGCGCGACGCATTCGTCTCCCACGCCCGCCGGCGCTAAGTGCCGATGCGACATGCGTGTCGCACGCCGCGCGCGCCAAGGCGATCTGGCAGGTCTATCGCACGCGATAGGCCGTTTCGATCAGCACCGTCTCGACGGGCAGCTTCTTGAAGTCGTCTTTGTCCTGCACTTCGATGGCCGAGATTTTGTCGAGCACGTCCAGCCCCTCGGTCACCTCGCCAAAGACGCAGAACCCGTATTCTTCGGGACGTTCGCCGCGATGGTCGAGATGCGGATTTTCCGCCAGGTTGATGAAGAACTGGCAGGTGGAGCTGTCGATGTCGTCGATCGAACGGGCCATGGCGATCGTGCCGCGCACGTTCTTGCGACCGTTGGCGGCCTCATTGGGAATCGGATAGCGGCTCTGCCTTTCGACCAAATCGGGCGTGTACGCCCCGCCGAGCGCGACGTAACCGGCGTCGATCTGGTGGAAAATCGTCTGGTTGTAGTGGCCGCTCTCCACGTAGTGCAGGAAGTTGTGTACCGTCCGCGGGGCCGCTTGCGGATCGAGCTTGATCGTCAGGTCGCCCAGCGACGTCTTGAGCACGACGGTCGGGTAATAGGCCGCGCTGGCATCGAGCGGTTTGGCGGCCTTGCCTCGCTTTTCGGCGGGCGCCCCCGAAACGACGTTGTCGTCAGCAGTGTCGGTGTCAGTATTGGCCGTGGCCTGTTCCTCGGGCGGCGGCGACGAACGGTTGCAGCCGGCGAGAAGCGGCCAGAAGCAGGCGAGTGCCAGCAGGACATCGGTGGCGGAACGGCTGAGGGGCATCCATGCCTCCATGCGGTCTTTCGGGGTTGGGTCGCGGGTCGTCGCCGCGCGGGCGCGGCCAAGCATCGTGCGGCGGCGAGCCCGACGCCGGCACGGGGAAACATCATGGGCAAAATCGCCATTTATGGCAAGATCATTGAGCCGTTGCTAAATGTGGGATAGGATTGGGGCGTTCCATCTATTGCCTGGGTAGCGTGCCAATGGCAGACAATCTGTCCTATTTGCCAAGCGATCGCCCGCCGGGCATCGGCCGGCGACGCTGGCTCAAGGTGAGCAGCGTCGGCTGGCTGAGCGCGGCCTTGCCCGGCGGACGGTGCCGGGCAGACGGCGAACGTGCGCAGGCCGCCAAGGGGCCGGTCCGGTCCTGCATCGTGGTCTTTCACTACGGTGGTCCCAGCCAGTTCGAAACTTACGATCCGAAACCCCAGGCACCGCAGGGCATCCGCGGCGAGTACGCGAACATCGCCACCGCGGTGCCGGGCGTCATGATCGGCGAGCACCTGCCGCGGGTCGCCCGCATCATGGACCGCCTGGCCCTGGTGCGGTCGATGCACCATCCGATGCGGAACCACAATGCGGCCGCCGCCGAGGTGCTGACGGGCCGCACGCCCGCCGGCGGCGACCTGGAACTGCTGGCCGATGAAGCCCAATCGTTTCCCACCCTCGGTTCGTCGCTGAGCTATGCCTTGGGCAGTCGTGCGCACACGCTGCCCTATGTGGCTCTGCCGTACACTATTTACAACGTGGTGCAGTTGCCCGGTCAGACGCCGGGCTTCTTGGGTGGCGCCTACGACCGGTTTCAGGTGACGGGCAACCCGAACAACCCCAGTTTTCGCGTTGCCGCGCTGGAGCCGCCCGCACAACGACCATCGACCGATCTTAGCT includes:
- a CDS encoding DUF433 domain-containing protein, whose protein sequence is MGGCDLNAEITIVDKGRGPQLSTSRITVQDLVPYFQLKYSYEEIRQIMPSLSVAEIQAVERYVDEHRDEVMEEDRRIRERNATRRNPPHVEELLRRAREKWPAIQERLRQRLAQGANGDGHPC
- a CDS encoding HEAT repeat domain-containing protein; the encoded protein is MAAFEHLGSLQKNRRKKTWQPCNGRWSFFRPQLSRLGEKASQAARALRARLQDPDAEVVLACAAALGAIEPSDSEFLPILKRALRSKHVPAIQAASYLWAMGSAANRLADDLVEFLVSFQQYNIWGLPGEGTLVRLGPPAVSALDGALKRALIERARLPHTVQAVLERVKTIANEALPEVRRARERVLGIPTDASGVPLDPQRDSQRTATIRFLEWMEQRLAALAEPDRRLVIPRYLALIGPPAKPAVPTLVTALDYADFQYPAIHALASIGQDAAPAADRVWLLVDSPDEDLRNAALRALQQMGVSDKSLRARLRPAPKSQNQDERVEEALLISEFGASADEILAMLLESATDLHSYLTEALQDDNPNVRRAAAEVAGRVGPAAKDAVVGMASNGPELSYLTAALQDDNRDVRRAAAEALGRIGQTAKDSVPRLIELLDDEDSCDAATEALGHIGPTARAVVPKLLESLKAIRQLPDSDEYDYFPGEYFARLDALAGIGSGARDAVPELLRLANFDDRSIRGGAVLTLARIDPTHPSLVPRMRSLLLEWERRSAIGSTASMFSFGGDPFDNVADKIADTVWELGPHAEPLVPALERIVTANHLVDLKVRCYAAFALARFEPHRQTAKAYLKSALRLGLPGSPNLANKLLQRIDGVPKSPAAR
- a CDS encoding peptidylprolyl isomerase, with amino-acid sequence MPLSRSATDVLLALACFWPLLAGCNRSSPPPEEQATANTDTDTADDNVVSGAPAEKRGKAAKPLDASAAYYPTVVLKTSLGDLTIKLDPQAAPRTVHNFLHYVESGHYNQTIFHQIDAGYVALGGAYTPDLVERQSRYPIPNEAANGRKNVRGTIAMARSIDDIDSSTCQFFINLAENPHLDHRGERPEEYGFCVFGEVTEGLDVLDKISAIEVQDKDDFKKLPVETVLIETAYRVR
- a CDS encoding DUF1501 domain-containing protein, giving the protein MADNLSYLPSDRPPGIGRRRWLKVSSVGWLSAALPGGRCRADGERAQAAKGPVRSCIVVFHYGGPSQFETYDPKPQAPQGIRGEYANIATAVPGVMIGEHLPRVARIMDRLALVRSMHHPMRNHNAAAAEVLTGRTPAGGDLELLADEAQSFPTLGSSLSYALGSRAHTLPYVALPYTIYNVVQLPGQTPGFLGGAYDRFQVTGNPNNPSFRVAALEPPAQRPSTDLSSRTTLFHQLDRLDADGPQRQMRTYQERALALISSDAVRRSFDLQQEDAKVRDRYGRHLLGQSLLLARRLVESGVNFVTVFDGQRNGQDANWDSHQTIFPRHRQLIPPADEGFSALVEDLEARGLLESTLVVAMGEFGRTPKINANAGRDHWPDCFTVVLAGGGVRGGAVYGASDKIGAYPDRDPVTPADLAATLFWRFGIDSSLEIHDPTNRPFRLAEGQPLKALFG